The following DNA comes from Paracoccus methylovorus.
TGCCGAGGCGTTGGTCGCCGCGCAAAAACGTACCGGCGTCAGCCTGTCGATGACCTATCCGTTTTCGCATCACGCCATGGTCCGGCAAGGGCGCGCGCTGATCGAAGAGGGCCGGATCGGCAAGGTTCGCCAGGTCCATGTCGAATACCTGCAGGACTGGAACATCGCCGCCCAACCCGATGATGGCGCGCCATGGCGACAAGATCCAGCGCGGGTCGGGCGCAGTTCGATCGTCGGGGATATCGGCACCCACGCCTATCACCTGCTGCACAGCCTGACCGGACTGGATGTGTCTGAACTGCGCGCCGATATGTTCGTTTGCGGCGGAGCCAAACCGCAGCCCGACACTGCCCATATAGGGCTGCGCCTGAGCAATGGCGCGCCCGGTCTGATGCATCTGAGCAATGCCGTGGCCGGCCATTATTGCGCGTTGCGCATCCGCGTCTGGGGCGACAGGGGTACGGTGGAATGGGATCAGGAATATCCCGAGGAGCTGCGCTTTGTTCCCCTTGAGGCAGAAGAGCGCATCTTTCGTCGCGGTGCGGGGCAGGGGATTGTGCCGGCGGCGGCTGCTCTGACGCACCTGCCTCGTGGCCACGGTGAGGCGCTGACTGACGCCTGGGCCAATCTTTATGCCGAGGCGGGACTGATCATCGCCAGCCGTCGCAGCGGCCGGGATCTGGGTGCGGGTGAGACGGTCGTTTCCGGAGTGGATGACGGCTTGCGCGGCATGGGTTTTGTCGAAGCCTGTGCCGACAGCGCCGAGGCCGGGGGTATCTGGACAGCGATGGCAGATCGAAACTGAGCCGCTTTTGTGGGCTGCA
Coding sequences within:
- a CDS encoding Gfo/Idh/MocA family protein, which encodes MSFNDRSNLRLPPLGRRLRLGFVGGGRGGLVGSWHFAGARLSNHFDVVAGALSSRPENAALSAADWVIAPERSYSDYHEMARTEATRPDGIEAVSICTPNDSHARIAIAFLDAGIDVILDKPMTSTIADAEALVAAQKRTGVSLSMTYPFSHHAMVRQGRALIEEGRIGKVRQVHVEYLQDWNIAAQPDDGAPWRQDPARVGRSSIVGDIGTHAYHLLHSLTGLDVSELRADMFVCGGAKPQPDTAHIGLRLSNGAPGLMHLSNAVAGHYCALRIRVWGDRGTVEWDQEYPEELRFVPLEAEERIFRRGAGQGIVPAAAALTHLPRGHGEALTDAWANLYAEAGLIIASRRSGRDLGAGETVVSGVDDGLRGMGFVEACADSAEAGGIWTAMADRN